The Magnolia sinica isolate HGM2019 chromosome 9, MsV1, whole genome shotgun sequence genome contains a region encoding:
- the LOC131255959 gene encoding uncharacterized protein LOC131255959 isoform X1, producing MTSAVAVAFNRIERAHQLYKDGQHDEALGFYTEALVMAKTKAQKIALHSNRAACYLKLHDFKKAAEECTSVLELDHNHTGALMLRAQTLVTLKEYQSALFDVNRLIELNPSSDVYHNLQARLKTQLSLAPIPESEEEALEAELEEEALEAELEEEAIEAELEEEESVEAELEEETMEADAQEEKALGAAVISDQKAETRSNNSKLPVPQAQSLEHSDLHPKGWEAIPKPKGHSGLDYSRWDRVEDDSSEEEDEAEDVQPQYRFRVRTVGVRPVK from the exons ATGACATCAGCAGTGGCAGTAGCATTCAACAGGATCGAAAGAGCACATCAGCTCTACAAAGACGGACAGCATGATGAGGCCCTAGGGTTTTACACTGAAGCACTTGTGATGGCAAAGACGAAGGCACAGAAGATTGCACTTCACAGCAACCGGGCAGCGTGCTATTTGAAATTGCATGATTTCAAGAAG GCAGCAGAAGAATGTACATCAGTGCTTGAGCTGGATCACAATCACACTGGAGCCTTGATGCTGCGTGCACAGACTCTGGTCACCCTTAAGGAATACCAATCAGCACTCTTTGATGTCAATAGGCTTATAGAGCTGAACCCTTCTTCTGATGTGTACCATAACCTTCAAGCTCGACTAAAGACACAATTG TCACTCGCTCCGATACCCGAATCTGAAGAAGAAGCATTGGAAGCTGAGCTCGAAGAAGAAGCACTGGAAGCTGAGCTTGAAGAAGAAGCGATCGAAGCTGAGcttgaagaagaagaatcagTGGAGGCTGAGCTTGAAGAAGAAACAATGGAAGCTGATGCTCAAGAAGAGAAAGCACTAGGTGCAGCAGTAATCTCAGATCAGAAAGCTGAGACTCGAAGCAATAATTCCAAACTCCCTGTACCACAGGCTCAGAGCCTTGAGCACTCTGATTTACATCCCAAAGGATGGGAAGCAATCCCAAAACCGAAAGGTCATTCAGGCCTGGACTACTCACGGTGGGACCGGGTTGAAGATGATTctagtgaagaggaagatgaagcaGAAGATGTGCAACCTCAGTATCGGTTCCGTGTCAGGACTGTTGGGGTGCGGCCTGTGAAATGA
- the LOC131255959 gene encoding uncharacterized protein LOC131255959 isoform X2, translating into MLGVGNCVFILDAAEECTSVLELDHNHTGALMLRAQTLVTLKEYQSALFDVNRLIELNPSSDVYHNLQARLKTQLSLAPIPESEEEALEAELEEEALEAELEEEAIEAELEEEESVEAELEEETMEADAQEEKALGAAVISDQKAETRSNNSKLPVPQAQSLEHSDLHPKGWEAIPKPKGHSGLDYSRWDRVEDDSSEEEDEAEDVQPQYRFRVRTVGVRPVK; encoded by the exons ATGCTGGGAGTAGGCAATTGTGTTTTTATTTTGGAT GCAGCAGAAGAATGTACATCAGTGCTTGAGCTGGATCACAATCACACTGGAGCCTTGATGCTGCGTGCACAGACTCTGGTCACCCTTAAGGAATACCAATCAGCACTCTTTGATGTCAATAGGCTTATAGAGCTGAACCCTTCTTCTGATGTGTACCATAACCTTCAAGCTCGACTAAAGACACAATTG TCACTCGCTCCGATACCCGAATCTGAAGAAGAAGCATTGGAAGCTGAGCTCGAAGAAGAAGCACTGGAAGCTGAGCTTGAAGAAGAAGCGATCGAAGCTGAGcttgaagaagaagaatcagTGGAGGCTGAGCTTGAAGAAGAAACAATGGAAGCTGATGCTCAAGAAGAGAAAGCACTAGGTGCAGCAGTAATCTCAGATCAGAAAGCTGAGACTCGAAGCAATAATTCCAAACTCCCTGTACCACAGGCTCAGAGCCTTGAGCACTCTGATTTACATCCCAAAGGATGGGAAGCAATCCCAAAACCGAAAGGTCATTCAGGCCTGGACTACTCACGGTGGGACCGGGTTGAAGATGATTctagtgaagaggaagatgaagcaGAAGATGTGCAACCTCAGTATCGGTTCCGTGTCAGGACTGTTGGGGTGCGGCCTGTGAAATGA